The Heliorestis convoluta genome includes the window AAGATGGCAGCGATTTTATGAAAGAAGAAGTGGCCTCTATGATTAAAGAAATCGTACCGAAAGAAAAAGTATATTTAATCTGGGAAAACCCGGACTGGAATATGGAAGCTGTTGGCTAAAACTAAGCTGTAAGGAAATACCTCCCTCAAAATACGGTAAAAAAGGCAAAAACAAGTTTACCGTTTGGCGAAGTCGAGATATAGTTACCGTGCAAGCAAGACATCGCCAAAACAACGAGGGAGAGATGCAGCATGAGTAACAGCACAAGCTTCAACAACGAGAGAACCTTCGGAGTAGAAATTGAATTTTTCGGAGTTCACTACAGCAAAGTTATCGAAGCCCTCACCAACAAAGGCATCAACGTAAGACACGAATCATACAACCATGTAACAAGACGACACTGGAAACTGGTATATGATTCAAGCGTAACAAGAAGAGACACAGGCAATCATGGTGGAGGCCACGAACTTGTATCACCCATCTTAAAAGGCCAAGAGGGATTGAAGGAACTGAGAATCGTAATGGAAGCCTTACAAGAAATCGGGGGGAAAGTAGACAAAACTTGCGGAATCCATGTACACCACGATGCAGGCGATATGAAACTCGAAAACTTCAAGAACATCTACACCATGTATTACAAATTTGAGAAATGGATTGATACCCTCTTACCACCAAGCAGACGAGGAAACGGCAATACATACTGCAAATCCATCGAAAAATACAAAATGGAGGCCATAATCAATGCCAATAGCATGAACGACTTGCAGATGATACTTAACAGCCGATACCTAAAATTGAACATTCAATCCTACTGGACACATGGAACGCTAGAGTTCAGACAACATGGCGGATCGTTAGAACCTGAAAAAGTAACCAACTGGATCATCTTTAGCCAATCCATTGTAGAAAGATCAAAAGGCACCAAGGTTCGCCTTAGCCATGATAGAGATAGCGTAGACTTGGACAAGCAAGAAAGAAGATTTCGCAGAATGATCTTTGGCGACTACAAAGCCGGATGCCTCGACAATGAATACGGACAAGCCTTCCAGTACCAAGTAGAGCGGAGACAACACTTTTTAAGCCGGGTCGCATAAAACCCGGCTTCTTCCCCCAATAAACAATCAAGGAGAAGGGTATAATGGCTGTAACAATGATGGAGAGGTTGTATTCATTGCTAAGAGTCACCTTAAATGACGGAACGGTTCTGATCGGTTCAACCTATGAAGAGGTCGTGAAAAATCTCTGGCATGATTCTTGGGATGCAGCAACGACCGTAGAAGAATACATGGAAAAAGTGCAAAAGCGAGTAGTAATCCAAACTGGCGACTCTATCACTTTTCATGACCATGAATCTTTTATTAAAGAGCTTGCAAGAGTAAAACTGGTTACCACAATTGAAACCGATGTAGCACACTAGCAAATCCTTCTGGCGATAGATAAGCTTGCAGGGCATCGTGAATAAGCGATGCCTCTTTTTTTTATCTAAAACAGTTTACAAATAAAGTAAAAGGAGATATAACAGACCTAACCTAAGTACAAGCAGAAGGAGATGTTACAGTTGTTTTATAAAAAGATGAAAAAACGAACGACCCATTTACCACTTTTGTATTTTGCCTACGGCTCCAATCTGCACAAAGAACAGATGCAAATACGATGTCCTGATAGCGTACCTCTTTGCAGAGCTACCGTTTATGACTACATCTTAACCTTTCGAGGCAATCGCAGAGGCGTTGGTGTAGCTGATATTATCCCAACGAACAAAAGCCAAGTGGAAGGGGCTTTATATCGGGTTTCCTTACGAGACTTACGAAACCTTGACCGATATGAAGGCTACCCTACTTTATATCGACGCTACCCCATTGAAGTGGAAACAGAAGATGGCATAAAAGAAGCCTTTGTCTATCGGATGAATGAAGAGTTTACTTTTGCTCCACCATATGAAAAATACTTTCATACCATAAGCGAAGGCTACGACCATTGGGGAATCAATGAAGAGGACTTATTAACAGCAAGACAAAAAGTAACCAACCTTATTCTTGGAAAAAAAGCAAACTAATCCACAAAGCGACAAAAAAGCTGTGGATAATGTGGACAATGTGAATAAATAAGAACGCTGCAGATTCAATTCTGTGGCGTTTTTTTATGTTATCCCCATAAAGGGTTTGCTCTATAAAACGGTGGCCACAGCTGGGCATAGGAAGGCCAACGTGGGGAAGGTACGTCGTACAGATGGAGGTGTTTTGAATCAATACAGAAGAAAGAAAAGAACGGATTCTCCGATTGGAAGAACGATGTCGACTGATTGGATCGGTTCAAGACCAATATGGCTTAGATAAAAAAATGCAAGACCAGTACATTGCTGATATGAAGGAGCTTTTTCGCTTACGACGAATTGAACGAGCCGAATCAGATGTACTGTCTTTTATCTATGAATACTTTTCTGACGACTTAAACCCTGAAAACGACCAAAACCTCATTCCTGCCGGAACATCTTATGAGCAAGCACCAAAATTTCACCAAGAACTTTGTAACCTTCTTCGTACCGTTTCTATTGATAACCCTACAGCAAGAATTGCATGGGCAGCACCAAGGGGCCACGCCAAATCTGCCTATCTATCGAACTGTTTTCCTATACACCAGATTGTATTCAACAAACGAAAGTACATCTTGATTATTTCAGAAACCGATTCCATGGCAAAGAAGTTCATCGAGTGGATATCGTTGCAACTTAAATTCAATCAAAAGCTACGAGCCGACTTTGGTGAGATTCTTTCGGAAAGAAAGTCGATGAACGAACGAGATAACCAAGAGGCTTTCCTAACGAGAAACGGTATTTTAGTTGAAGCAGCATCTATGGGCAAACAGCTTCGTGGTAAAAGAAACGGCTCTTACCGGCCCGACCTCGTTATCCTTGACGATCTAGAATCAGCAAAAAACACGAACACGCCAGAGCTGCGAGATAAAAACCTTCACTGGTTTAACTCCGTCATTATGCCGATTGGCGATCCAGCCAAGACAGCTTTTATCTACATGGGGACGATTGTTCATCCTAGAGGCTTGTTGCCGACGGTTTTACAGAGAGCAGATTTTGAATCTCGTATCTATTCAGCCATTGTTTCTTATCCTGAGAAAGAAGATTTGTGGGAGCAATTTGAAACGATCTGTCGTAATCCAGAGAAAGAAAATCGTCTGGAAGAAGCGATGAATTTTTATAAAACCAATCAAAGTGAAATGGATCAAGGCGTCGAGGTCTTATGGCCCGGACGCTTTTCTTATGCCCGTTTGATGACAGAAAAGATCAATATCGGCTCAAGAGCCTTTGGTTCAGAGTTTCTCAACAATCCAGTAGACGAAGAAAGCCAGATCTTTAAGCCCAGTATGTTTACCTTTTTCGATTATGGCGATCTAAAAAATGACCAAGGTAGACCTTTACCTCTTGATTACTTCGGAGCTTGGGATATAGCGATGGGTAAGTCCAACCGAAGTGACTACAATGCCATCGTTACCATCGCTAGAGATCGTAAAACAGGCATCTTATATGTCGTTGATAGCTGGGCCAAAAAGTGTCCTGCCCATGAAGCCCTAAACGTCTTGGTTGATAAAGTAAAAAAGTATCATCATAGAGTCTTTGCCATAGAAACAGTACAAGCTCAATTTGATTTTTTCCGTCAAGCAAGAGAACGACTGGCCAGTGAAGGTGTCTATACGACCAAGCTCAAAGCCGTAACGAGCCGAACGAAAAAAGAAGAACGGATTGAGTCCCTAGAACCTGTTATCGAGCAAGGCATCTTACGTTTTATGAGACACCAACGACTGCTTTTAGAAATGCTAGAGCAATTCCCCAACCACGACCACGATGATTTGCCTGATGCTTTGCAGATGGCGGTTGAACTTTGTGGCAACGGTCGACGAAGAACCTTCCATAAAAAACCCCTTGGCTTGTAAAAGAAAAGTGTAGTGATTCTAGGTAATCGAAGTTGGCTTAGGGAAGGAAGTGAGTTTTCTTTGTTTACGATAGGCAGCCATTATCCAGATCGTGCCCATAGAGAACGGATTAAACGATACAGGGAAAACAAAAAGCTCTTTTTAGGGCAGCATTATGAAATTTTTCAGCGAGTACAACATCGCTTATCGAGCCGACAAAGTGAGGTTCTTTATATCTCAACCAACTTGCCCGGTGTGATTTGCAAAAAATCAGCCGACTTTCTCTTTGGCGAAAGACCAACCTTTACAGCCGGAAAAAGCGATAACTCCAATGAACAAAAAGCCATAGAACGGTTCATCGACAATAACGATTTGCACATCACCAACTATGAAAGTGCCTTATCGAACGCGTACAGAGGCGATTCCTTCTACAAGATTCGTTACGGTCAAGAATACGAAGGAGCTGTAGATAAAACCTTAGATCCTTTTCGAGTAATTATTGAAAGCCAGAACCCAGAGTACGTTTTCCCAGAAACAGCACTAGGCGATACCAATAAGACGGTTGCTTATCATATTGCTTACCCTGTATTGGTCAAACACAGCGATAACGAAGAATGGATTCTAAACGTAGAAAGCCACTACCCAGGTCGGATTCAATACAGGAAGTATCGTATGAATCCAATCGTCGTGACCGTAGACAATGAAATCAACGAATGGCAGATTTACGCTGAAATCCTAGCAGAAAGAAAAGAAGTAGCAACAAGTGTACCTTTTCCCTTGATCGTTCATGTACCCAACTACGCCACCGACGATAGCTGGGAAGGTATCGACGATGTAAGCGAACACAAACCTCTATTTGATGAAATCAATCATCGACTCTCTCAAATTGCTTCCATCTTGGACAAACATGCCGACCCAGCCATGGCTGTTCCAGCAGGCACGTTGGGTGAAGATGAACGAGGCAATCCCATCTTTCGAGTCGGTATTGATAAAGTCTTTGAAGTGATGGGTAAAGATGAAGTGATTCCTCAATACATCACGTGGGATGGTCAACTGCAAGCTGCCTTTACAGAGCTAGAACATTTAATCAAGATGCTTTTAATCAATGCAGAAATACCGGAAATCGCTTTGGGTGTAGGTGATGCCGGAACCAGTGGTGCTTCTGGTTTGGCGATCAAATGGAGACTTAACTCAATCCTTGCAAAAATCAACAGGAAACGACAGTATTACGACAAAGCCTTAAAGCGAGTATTGTTGTTAGCTCAATTGCTAGAAAAAGCTCGCCAAGGAAAAGTAGACTACGAAGTTACCGTCCCAAAAGTGAAGTTCAAAGACGGTTTACCGGACGATGAACTAGAGCTTGCTAACATCATGTCGATTCGAACCAGTGGTAAGCCAACAATCTCTCAAAAAGCAGCTATGATGTGGTTAGATGATTTAACAGAAGAACAAGCCGAGGCTGAGTTGGCTCGTATGAAAACGGAAGAAGAATCAGCAGACCCTTCCATCTTTCAAGAAGCAGAAGAAGGTGAGGAATAATGCCCCACCTTCCAAGCCCCAACTATGAAAGAGATGTAAACCGACTTATAAGTTACTACAAAAAAGCCTTTCTTGTAGTAAGCCAGCAACTGCGAGTGATCCCTCAACTTCGTACCATCGAAAAAGCACAGGCCGAAGCTTTGTTAGGTCAAATTATGTTTACCCTTCGAGAACTCGATAACTCTACAAAGAATTGGTCAGATGACGTAATCAGAAAAACCTTCACAGAAGCCCAAGCAAGAACTGTACTTACACTTGGAGCTGCTTCCACCTTATCGGAGGCAGCTTCTTCTGTTTCTTTTTCGCTACTCGCCCGTGAACGAGTGGAAGCTCTTATCAACGATACTTACAGCGATCTTTTAATGGCTACGCAGAATACGGAAAGAAAAGTAAAAAGGCTTGTAAGGAACACCGTTGGCGAAGCAATGAGGATGAAAGCCATCGAGCAACTTGGTCGCAGAACCACGAAAAAAGCCATTGTTGCAGAGCTTACCCTGCAAGGTTTATCAAGGCAACTTCAAAGTGATGCTTGGGTAGGTATTGTAGACAAAGCAGGCCGACGATGGAAGTTGTCGACCTATGCAGAGATGGTGGTTCGAACGAAGTTGACACAAGCACATATTGAAGGCGTTCGTGTTGAAACATTGGAACGTGGTGTAGACCTTGCTGTTATATCATCCCATGGAGCAAAAGATGCTTGTAGCTCTTATGAAGGCATGATTATTTCACTCCATGGATTAACAAAAGGCTATCTTACTTATGAGGAAGTAAGGGCCACAGGCAAGATTTTTCATCCCAATTGCCAGCACCACGTAAGCCCTGTAAGAGATGTGAATTTACTGCCTTCTACTCTGCGAGACAAACATGAAGAGAAAAGAAAGCAGTTACAACAAAGGAGGAACTAACTTTGGCTGATACAGTACAAGAAACAAATCAAGAGCAGCAAACAAAACAAGAAACGCAAACGGTAACAAAAGACACTTTAATCCCCAAAGAACAGTTCGAAGAAATCCACAGCAAATATGAAGAAGCTCAAAAGCAACTGCAACAACTGCTTACAGAAAAAGAAAATGCCGATAAAAAAGCAAAAGAAGAACAAGGCAAATTCGAGGAGCTTTATAAAACGACGGCAACAGAATTAAACAAAGCCAAGGAAGGATATACAACTACGAACAATCGTGTACAACAGTTAGAGCAAGCAATCCAAGGCTTAATCGATACAAAGCTACAAGGCATTCCCGAAGATTACCATGACCTGATTCCAACCAACCTCACACCGGAAGCTCGCCTTAACTGGCTGACCAATGCCGAAAACAAAGGACTTTTCAAAACACAAAAAGATGAACCTCTGGGCCAACCGACGAACCCCGGCAAAACCGAAACAACAGACTTAAACTCGTTAAGCCCTATGCAACTCATACGAATGGGCTATGCACAAAAGTAGCGTGACCTTTCAATAAGGTGACGCTTTTTTATTTCCCTACAATAACAGCACGATTGAAGGAGGAACAACATGGCTTTAACTCTTACAGAAGCGTCAAAACTCTCGACAGACACATTGCAAAAAGGTGTCATTGAAACTTTCGCACGAAGTTCTGCTGTCTTAGAACTGCTCCCCTTTATGGAGATCGCAGGTAACTCCTATCGCTACAACCAAGAACATATCTTGCCTGGTATCGCTTTTCGGGGTGTCAACGAAGGGTATGTAGAATCTTGTGGTGTTGTCAATCAACTATCAGAAGGCTTGTATATCCTCGGTGGTGACGTAGATATTGATAAGTTTTTGATCCAGACTCGTGGCAACGTCAATGATATCCGAACTGTCCACACATCCATGAAAGCCAAAGCACTCGCCTTAGAATGGACACGTGCTTTCTTTAAGGGAGATATGGCTGCTGGACAGCAATTCGATGGTTTGCAAAAACGACTTACAGGCAATCAGGTTATTGACGGACTTGTTGAACCTATTACCACAACCATGCTCGATGAATTGATTGACACTGTAGAAGGCGAACCAGACGTTTTACTGATGTCCAAAGCGATGCGACGACAAGTGAAAGCCGTCTTGAAAAAATCGAAGCACTATATTGAAAGTGGAGAAGATTCTTTCGGTCGACCTGTAAACCTCTACGCCGGTATTCCGATTCGAACGATTGAAACAGATGGTGCTGGTCAAGAGATTTTAGGATTTAACGAAATTGGTAACACAGCTTCTATCTATGCTGTAAAGTTTGGATCAGAGCAGTACACATCGGGCTTACGAAATGGTGGGGTACAAGTTCGTGACCTTGGTGAGATTGACGAAAAACCAGTATTCCGAACTCGAATTGAGTTCTACTGTGGTATGGCTGTGTTCCATCCACGAGCAGCAGCTCGGCTATCAAATCTTCGTAGAATGACACCTGACGAAATGAAAGAAGAAAAGTAAAAATCAACAGTGGCAGGGAGAGCTTTCTCCTTGTCACTTTATTTTTTTAATTAAAGGAGGAATCGCCATGGCCTATCTGATTACTACCAAAAACAAACTTTATAACGGTGCAACCGAAGGTGTTCTCTTTAATCAAGCAAAGCCATCGTAGAAGATGAACGGATCAAAGATATTTTAGTTATCAACTACGGTTATGAAGCCACAGTGATTGTTGATAAAGGTGAAGAAAAGAAAACAAAAACACCTCAAAAGTGAGGTGAATCATTTTGACCTATGATGTAGTAGAGGCAGACCGTTATTTTACTGAACAAGTTCTTCATAACGAAGAATGGTTTGCTGTTACTCTAGAAATTCGCCAAAGAGCCTTACAAAATGCAGCCAATCAGCTTTACCGATCTTTTCGTCGTTATCACCGAGAACAACGACCTCTCCCCATCGAGGCCATCTACGAACAAGCCCTCTGGCTTCTACGAATGGACGAAACGATTCGCAAATCAGAACAAGGCGTAAAAACCGTCTCTGTTAGTGGCCTTAGCATTTCCATGGATAAAGCAAAAGCCATTTCTCCTGATGTCTTCGCTATCATAGGGCGAAAAGTAGGGAGGTATATCTAATGATTCCATTAAAACAAACGGTCAAAGTACGGCAAGCTGGACGATTGGATAGTTGGGGCATTGCAGAATTAGATCAAATTACATCATACTTCTGCCGAATTGACGAAGCCTTCAAAGTTGTAAAAGACAGTAACGGTAAAGAAGTGATTTCACAAGCTACCGTTTTAATCAAAGGTTTGGCTTCTATCAGTATGGACGATCAGATTGAATGGCGAGACGAACTTCACAGAAAGCACAGCAAAAGGCCCATTTCAATCTCAGTGATACGAGACTTTAGTGGCAAACCTCTCTTCACCAAGGTGTCTTTGTAATGGCTACTATGAACTTTAATGTAGAAATCAATAATCGGTTATTGAGAAGAATCACCAAAGAAACATTGCGAGCAGCCGAAGAAGCCGTCCATGATTGTGTCGACGATTTAATCCGAGTATCGTCAGAAACGGCTCCTCACGACAAAGGTATCTTAGAAAAGTCTCATGCCAAAGAAGTGAAAGTAAGACGTGGCCAAGTTGACGGTCGAGTTGATTACACCATCAAGGAAAGGTACTCACAAGGAAACTTTAACTACGCTCTATTCATCCATGAAGGAACCTACAATCTCGGTAAAAGGTCACGCCAAAAGCCTGGTGGCATTGGTATGAGTGGCAAGCATTACAGCGTAGGCAATAAATTTTTAACTCGGCCCTTAGAAGGAGAATCGAATGAGTACAGTCGTCATATTGGCAAGCAAATAAAAAGAGAACTTGAACGATAGAGAGGTGGCTCATTATGAAAGTCATCGACTTACTTCGTCTCACCGAAGAAAACATAAATTACCCTTTTTACCCTAACGCCTTTCCCACAGAAGGGGAAAACAACTGTGCTGTCCTTCGTTTAACAGGAGGTAGACAATATAAAAGCAAAGTACAACGGCCTGCCTTTCAGTTCATTATCCGAGCCGAACACCCAGCCTTAGCCGAAGAACGAGCATGGCAAATCTATAAAGTCTTTAATGAAAAGCGAAACTTCGACGTTGGTGAAAGCCACGTCATTTTTTGTGTAGCCCAAGAAGCTACGCCTTTATATATCGGAACGGACGAAAATGAACGATTTCTCTACAGCCTAAACTTTACGACTGTGACGGAGGTACGATAATGGGCAAAATTGCTGGCGTAGATGTCCTTTTGTATGTAGAGATTAACGAAGAAAAAATCGTATTGGGTGGTCAAAGTGGAGCTACCTTAAACCGAACAACCAACATCATTGATACCACGTCGAAGGACGCAGGAGGCTGGGTAGAAAACGTAGCTGGCGTAAACTCTTGGGGCTTAGATTGCGAAGGTTTTCTTGTAACCGATGACACAGCCTTGGGAGAAGTAGAGAGAGCTTGGACAGAACGAAAACCCTTAATCGTAGAAATTCGCTTGCCCGGTGGACGAATTTACGGTGGCAAATGCCTTATTTCTGATTTTCCAACGGAATTTCCACAGGACGATGCTGCTTCATATAGCCTCACCTTAACAGGAACAGGGCCGTTAGAGTCGAAAAAGGAGGTAGTCTAGGATGACCAACAAGCGTCGTGGCTTCATCGATATTGAACTGGACAGACCTCGACAATTACGTTATACCCTCAATGCTTTTGCTGAAATTGAAGAACGGCTGGGTGTTCCTTTAGCAGAACTGGGCAATATCAAGCTAGGCATGAAAACAGTACGGACGATTCTTTGGGCCGGATTGCTTCACGAAGATATTAGTATTACAGAAGAAGAAGTTGGCGATATGGTAGGCTTTGAAAAACTAGAATATGTACAGAGAAAAATTGCAGAAGCCTTTGAAGTAGCCACCGGAAAAAAGGAGTAGGGCGAGCCGATTGGGATGAATTAAAAAGAATCGCCTTCGGTTCGCTACGGTTAAATCCTCATACCTTCTGGAATCTTATCATGTCAGAATTGATGGAAATGTATCAGGCTTATGTAGAAGAAGAAAAACGGCAATGGGAAATGGAGTATGATCGCACAGCTTGGTTTGTCTCACACATAATGAACGCCTCTGGCAACTACAAAAGACCGATAACTCCCGATAAACTCTTAAATAAAGCAAAAGACTCAAATCCTAGAGTAACGATAGAGGAAAGACAAGCAACTCTCAAAGAATTACAAGCAAAGTTTCAAAAGACCGCTAACCAATAAATGAGGTTGGCGGTCTTTTTTATTTGATCCAAAAGGGGTGGTTTTTTGTCCTCTACCTTAGCCAGCTTACTTGTAAGAATTGGCGTGGATATGTCAGACTTTCAAAGTTCCATGGAGTCGATGGAAAAGAAATTGACCAAAGTAGGTAAGAAGTTAAATGATGTAGGCAAAGACCTTTCTATGAAAGTAACAGCACCCATCGTAGCTTTCGGAACGGTAACACTAAAAGCAGCAGGCGATTTTGAATCATCCATGAATCGAGTGAAAGCCCTATCAGGAGCTACAGGCGATGAATTTGCTTCTATGCGAGATTTAGCCAAAGAACTAGGTCGAACTACACAGTTTTCAGCTTCCCAAGCTGCCGATGCGATGGGCTTTTTAGCGATGGCAGGCTTTAAGGCCAACGAAATGATGGGGGCTTTGCCGGGGACGTTAAATCTTGCAGCAGCAGCCGGTATTGATTTGGCTACATCTGCTGATATCGCTTCCAACATTCTCACAGGGTACGGCAAAAGCGTAGAAGAACTGGCTCACGTCAACGATGTCTTGGTTAAAACAATGACTTCATCGAACGTAGATTTACGGATGCTTGGCGAATCAATGAAGTACGCAGCTCCTGTAGCAAGTGCCTTGGGTGTATCTTTTGAAGAAGCCTCTGCTGCAATCGGAATGATGGGCAACGCTGGTATTCAAGGTTCACAAGCAGGTACAGCTTTACGTGGTGGACTGGCTCGACTGGCAAAACCAACAAGAGAAGTAACTCGTGCTTTAGATCGTTTGGGCGTTCAAACTCACGACTCGACAGGCAAGATGAAACCTTTGGCTGAGATTATAGGCGATTTAGAAAACAAAGGAGCCACGGCTGCCGATATGCTGGCGATCTTCGGACTAGAAGCTGGCCCAGCTATGCAAGCTCTTTTAGAACAAGGCTCTGATTCCTTAAAGTCCTTTACATACGAACTTGAAAATGCAGGTGGAACAGCCGAAACGATAGCTGCTGCTCAAATGGAGGGCTTTAATGGATCATTAAAGGAATTGCAAAGTGCCTTAGAAGGCTTAATGCTGGCGATTGCTGATTCTGGTCTATTAGAGTGGTTTACGGAAATCACAAAAAAGGTAACAGCATGGCTTCAAAAGGTAAGTGAAACAAACCCAGAACTACTTCGCCTTGGAACCATCGTGGCCCTCGTTGCAGCAGCCATTGGCCCCTTATTAATCGTCTTTGGAAAAGTGATCGGTGCCGTAGGTGTTATCGCCGGAGCATTGCCTGTCATGGGTACAGCCTTGGCAGCCTTAACCGGGCCAATTGGAATCACCATTGCAGCCGTAACTGCTTTTATTGCCGTTGGATATAGCCTTTATAAAAACTGGGATGAAATCGTAGGCTTTTTAAGTCAACTCTACAACAATCTTAAAGACAAAGTTTCTGGTACGATGAACGAAATGGGTCAATCCATTTCCCAGCATTATCAAAAGGTAAAAACATCAACAGTAGAAAGTTGGGGCTATGTAAAAGGTTATCTTGCTATAACACTATCTGAAATGAGCAAAAGTGTAGCCCTTCATGGTGGCTCTATCTATAACAGCATGGCGAACAGCTTTCACAATGTTCACGCCGTAACAGCTTCTATCTGGCAGGGCGTAAAAAACACCATCTTTCGTCATATCGAAGAAGCCAAAGAGATTGTAAGAAGTGGTCTAAAAGCTATTCAAAGTTTCTTTAGCAACCTTACCTTAACCTTACCCCGACCGAAGCTACCTCGCTTTAGCCTATCAGGAAACTTTAGTCTTACACCTCCAAGTGTACCCAAAGTCGACGTGAGTTGGTACAAAAAAGGTGGACTCTTTAACGGCCCTAGTATCATCGGTGTCGGTGAAGCAGGGCCGGAAGCTGTTGTACCCTTGCAAGGTCATCGCATGAAACCTTTTGCAGCCGAGATTGCACAACAAATGGGCCACAGCCCTACAGGTGAAAAAGTAGATGCTGTAACCATCCAAGTAGCTCAGTTGATTGTTCGAGAAGAAGCTGATATCGAAAAGATTGCTAACCAGCTTTACCGTTTGCAACAGCGAGGACAGCGAGCCAAAGGAGTGTTTGCTTAAAGATGTTTTACTTTAACAATCAAGACAGCACCGACTTTTTAATTGAAAACAAAGTCCGACACAGCCTTTTGCCACAGCTAGAGAAAAGAACCTTAACTGTAGCAGGGCGACCGGGCTTTTATGACTTTGGATCTCGACTCGGAGGAAGAGAGATTCAAGTGGACGTAACGATAAAAGAAAGTTCATCGCTGATGTTACGGCAAAAGGCAAGAGATATTGCTTCATGGCTTTATCATCAAGAAGTAAAACCGCTTCTTTTCAGCGATGAACCGGATAAACACTACTTTGCCAGAGTGGATGGTAAAACTGATATTGACGAAATCGTAGGATTAGGTCAAGGAACAATCACTTTCCTTTGTCCTGACCCTTTTGCTTATGGAGCTATTAAGACCGTTCCACTTCATGCAGGGCCAATCACGAATGAAGGTAGTTACGATACCTACCCCGTTATCACTTTGCAATTTCAACAAGCTACATCACAACTAAGAATACGTTCTGGCGATAAGCAAGTTTTACTGGTTCATCCATTTCAACAAGGTCAAGAGCTTGTAGTTGACCATAATAGAGCTGTAGTGAAGTTGAATGATCTTAGAATTATGAACAGCTTATACCTTTCGAGCGAGTTCTTTCCTATATATAAGGGCGATAATTGGATCACTTTGGAGCCAGCGAATATTGCAACTGCAACTGTTCAATTCAGAGAGAAGTGGTTATAAGGGGGCCAACAATGAGCGAAAGCAGATTTGACGAAAGCCCTTTATTCGTGTTTGACCGAGAAGAAAAGTTTTGCTGCCTACTTTCCAACAGCAATCCCGAAGCTTGTCCTT containing:
- a CDS encoding major capsid protein — encoded protein: MALTLTEASKLSTDTLQKGVIETFARSSAVLELLPFMEIAGNSYRYNQEHILPGIAFRGVNEGYVESCGVVNQLSEGLYILGGDVDIDKFLIQTRGNVNDIRTVHTSMKAKALALEWTRAFFKGDMAAGQQFDGLQKRLTGNQVIDGLVEPITTTMLDELIDTVEGEPDVLLMSKAMRRQVKAVLKKSKHYIESGEDSFGRPVNLYAGIPIRTIETDGAGQEILGFNEIGNTASIYAVKFGSEQYTSGLRNGGVQVRDLGEIDEKPVFRTRIEFYCGMAVFHPRAAARLSNLRRMTPDEMKEEK
- the terL gene encoding phage terminase large subunit, which produces MEERCRLIGSVQDQYGLDKKMQDQYIADMKELFRLRRIERAESDVLSFIYEYFSDDLNPENDQNLIPAGTSYEQAPKFHQELCNLLRTVSIDNPTARIAWAAPRGHAKSAYLSNCFPIHQIVFNKRKYILIISETDSMAKKFIEWISLQLKFNQKLRADFGEILSERKSMNERDNQEAFLTRNGILVEAASMGKQLRGKRNGSYRPDLVILDDLESAKNTNTPELRDKNLHWFNSVIMPIGDPAKTAFIYMGTIVHPRGLLPTVLQRADFESRIYSAIVSYPEKEDLWEQFETICRNPEKENRLEEAMNFYKTNQSEMDQGVEVLWPGRFSYARLMTEKINIGSRAFGSEFLNNPVDEESQIFKPSMFTFFDYGDLKNDQGRPLPLDYFGAWDIAMGKSNRSDYNAIVTIARDRKTGILYVVDSWAKKCPAHEALNVLVDKVKKYHHRVFAIETVQAQFDFFRQARERLASEGVYTTKLKAVTSRTKKEERIESLEPVIEQGILRFMRHQRLLLEMLEQFPNHDHDDLPDALQMAVELCGNGRRRTFHKKPLGL
- a CDS encoding phage minor capsid protein; the protein is MPHLPSPNYERDVNRLISYYKKAFLVVSQQLRVIPQLRTIEKAQAEALLGQIMFTLRELDNSTKNWSDDVIRKTFTEAQARTVLTLGAASTLSEAASSVSFSLLARERVEALINDTYSDLLMATQNTERKVKRLVRNTVGEAMRMKAIEQLGRRTTKKAIVAELTLQGLSRQLQSDAWVGIVDKAGRRWKLSTYAEMVVRTKLTQAHIEGVRVETLERGVDLAVISSHGAKDACSSYEGMIISLHGLTKGYLTYEEVRATGKIFHPNCQHHVSPVRDVNLLPSTLRDKHEEKRKQLQQRRN
- a CDS encoding phage portal protein, whose amino-acid sequence is MFTIGSHYPDRAHRERIKRYRENKKLFLGQHYEIFQRVQHRLSSRQSEVLYISTNLPGVICKKSADFLFGERPTFTAGKSDNSNEQKAIERFIDNNDLHITNYESALSNAYRGDSFYKIRYGQEYEGAVDKTLDPFRVIIESQNPEYVFPETALGDTNKTVAYHIAYPVLVKHSDNEEWILNVESHYPGRIQYRKYRMNPIVVTVDNEINEWQIYAEILAERKEVATSVPFPLIVHVPNYATDDSWEGIDDVSEHKPLFDEINHRLSQIASILDKHADPAMAVPAGTLGEDERGNPIFRVGIDKVFEVMGKDEVIPQYITWDGQLQAAFTELEHLIKMLLINAEIPEIALGVGDAGTSGASGLAIKWRLNSILAKINRKRQYYDKALKRVLLLAQLLEKARQGKVDYEVTVPKVKFKDGLPDDELELANIMSIRTSGKPTISQKAAMMWLDDLTEEQAEAELARMKTEEESADPSIFQEAEEGEE
- a CDS encoding gamma-glutamylcyclotransferase family protein, giving the protein MFYKKMKKRTTHLPLLYFAYGSNLHKEQMQIRCPDSVPLCRATVYDYILTFRGNRRGVGVADIIPTNKSQVEGALYRVSLRDLRNLDRYEGYPTLYRRYPIEVETEDGIKEAFVYRMNEEFTFAPPYEKYFHTISEGYDHWGINEEDLLTARQKVTNLILGKKAN
- a CDS encoding amidoligase family protein, which codes for MSNSTSFNNERTFGVEIEFFGVHYSKVIEALTNKGINVRHESYNHVTRRHWKLVYDSSVTRRDTGNHGGGHELVSPILKGQEGLKELRIVMEALQEIGGKVDKTCGIHVHHDAGDMKLENFKNIYTMYYKFEKWIDTLLPPSRRGNGNTYCKSIEKYKMEAIINANSMNDLQMILNSRYLKLNIQSYWTHGTLEFRQHGGSLEPEKVTNWIIFSQSIVERSKGTKVRLSHDRDSVDLDKQERRFRRMIFGDYKAGCLDNEYGQAFQYQVERRQHFLSRVA